The sequence CGAACCTTCGTAAAAAGCGGTTTGTACCGAGTCGGAAAGTCGGAAAATATTGTCATCGTCGTTGTGTTTGACGGCAGTTCTGTCAATAAGAATATATACTTTCTCCGAATCGCTTGGCAAAGTTTCGGGTGTAAGCTCTTCGATAAAAAGTGTTTCGCCCTTCACGACAATACGCGTAAAACCTTTTTGCAGCAAAATTTTCAGCTCGTCGGCCATGCTGCGGCCTTCGTGTATCACCAGCGGGGCGAGAATAAGCAAGCGTGTATTTTCGGTTAAATTTTGAATAAAATTCACCACATCACCCACCGAATCACGGCGCACGATTTGCCCACTCACGGGCGAATAGGTTTTGCCAATTCGTGCAAAAAGCAGCTTAAAATAATCGTAAATTTCGGTAGTAGTTCCCACCGTAGAGCGCGGATTGCGGGTATTTACTTTTTGTTCAATGGCAATGGCTGGCGAAACGCCTTTGATGTATTCTACTTCAGGCTTTTCCATTCTGCCCAAAAACTGGCGAGCGTATGAACTAAGACTTTCCACGTACATACGTTGGCCTTCGGCAAAAAGTGTATCAAAAGCCAGCGAGGATTTACCCGAGCCCGAAAGCCCCGTAACCACCACCAATTTATAACGCGGAATTGCTACGCTCAAATTTTTAAGATTATTAACCTTTGCTCCTTTGATTATGATAAAATCTTTGGGGCTTAATGTATCCAGCAAAGCAGCATTTTGGGAAGCAGTTGTCATCGAACAAAAGATTTGAATTGAGAGGTAAAAATATTGTTAAAACACCGAACAGGCAAGTTTTGTTGCAAAAGCCCTTAAAAAGAAAAACCCCCGACGTTTGTCGGAGGTTTTTCGTATAAGTTTAGCGAAAAGCTATACTCAAATTATTTTACGAATTTACCAGCGTAAGATTGGCCGTTTACGTTTACGTTGTAAACATACATACCTGAAGCCAAGCCTGATACATTGATACCTGTAGTGTTAGAACCAGCGTAAAGTGTTACGTTTTTAGTTGCAACAACTTGACCCATTAGGTTGCGTACTACGATTTGAGCAGCAGTTTCTTTTTCTACTGTCATTTGGAAACGAGCAACCTCAGTAGCAGGGTTAGGGAATACAGTCAAAGACTTCGCTTTAGCAGCATTTCCTTTCACAGACCAAGGGTTCAAGTTTTGCTCACCATCTTGTGAATCAGCACCTTTTTGAGTATCAGCACTAGCACGTGCAGTTCCATCAACATCTGTTGAAACCAAAGACAAGCGTGGAGCTCTTAGAGCAGGATTTGTGTAATCAGCAGTAGAAACGTGTAGGTCTCCAGCAGCTTCATCAACAAAAGACACTTCAGTTGAGTCAGAGTAACCAGCACCATCAAGGCCAGCAGCTTTCCAAGCAGCTAATGTTGGATAAATAGTATGCTCATCAGCCACTGCGTCATAATAAACACCTAACGCAACATTTGTAGTATCAAAGCCAAAATAATTGTTAGACTCTACATTAGCAATAGTTGCATCGCCAGCATAACGAACAAGGTAAGACAATGAAGTATCACCTTCTGCATAAGTATTGCGGTTTACCACGATGTTATTTCTTAAAGATACAACATCAGCTTCGTCGTCCTCTGAACCATACAGATATACTCCTGCAAATTTGTGAGCAATATCACCAACTAAATCAGTAGGTCTATTCATCACAATTGTATTGTGATTAATATTTTGAGTTCCACCACTCACCAAAACACCAGACGACGTCCAGCCCATAGAGCGAATACCAAAAGCCAACGGTAATCCACCATCAGTCATGTCTGCACTATAAAGATAAACACCACTAATAAAGTTATTGTAAATATTAACAACCCCCCCTGTATTTGATGCGGTATCTGCTATTATAACAGAAGATGAACGAATACCTATCGCATTAGCTACTACGCCATCGGACACAAAAATATTTGATATTTTATTGCCATAGACATCAAGAGTAAAAGGCAATTGAGCATCAATACCAAGTGCAGTACCGTCTTCAAAAGTTGTGGTCAAGTTCGTAATTGTATTGCCATAAAGTTTAGAAGCACCCATGTCTTTAATAGGCTGGATACCAATACAATCGCCGCCACCAGCTTCTACATTAGAGAATGTATTATTATACACTTCACAATCAGTACAAGTAGAATTGACAAAGCCTACGGCATCATCAGTAACGAAATTAGTGATAGTGTTATTTCTGAATATAGTACCACTTGTTATCTGACTACGAACCATTTCGGATGCACCAGCAACATAGTTTTCAACCCCTGCATCTATGATATTATTCTCAATAATCATTCCCCTTGTAGGAACATTATCTCTATTAGAACCAACTTGCAAAATAGTCATATCAGAAGCCGTAGAAGGCTGGTGAATCACATTCGTAATTTGGTTATTAACAAAATGTAAACTGTCTTGTTCAAGGAAGAAAGCGATATTAGTTGTTCCTCCTGTATTACCACCACCAGCTGAGTCTATTTTACAATTGACTACAATGTTGCCTCTATCATGCAAATTGGCATCCGTAGCAGAGCCAGGATAATCACTAAATAATGAAAATGCACGGTTACCAACGCTTACAATGCGAAGATTATCGAATGTATTATATCGTAATGGACGAGTAGCTGCGCCAAAACTTGTAGCAGAAGCGATACCGCGAGACGCTGTATTCAAAAGCTGACCGCGCGAGTTCATACGGATAGTAAAGTTTTTGAAAGTACAGTGTTCTGCACCACTCAACTGCATACCACGATTGGTACGATTAGCCGCATTGCCACCATCACCATCTTCGAGATTAAGACCATCAAGTGTAACCCAAGATGCCATGTACACGTTAATTACCGTAGCACCAGCAGTAGCAGGACGAACAAATACACCTGCCTCAGCTGCGGCAGCAGGATCTTTTTGGAAAATAACTTGGCTTGAAGCACTTGCACCCACTGTAGCAAGGGAGTCAATCGTAAAACGCTCTGGGTAAACACCTGGCGTTACATTAAAAGTTACTCCACCAGGACCTACGCCAGCAACTTTCAACGCCGCTACTGCCGAAGTAAATGAAGTATAGTTATCCGCGCCTGTTCCAGCAGGATTAATGGTCTTTACGCCAGAAAGCTGACCGTAAGACGAAAATGCTATGGCCATACTAGCCACAGAAAGAGATAAGAATTTTCTCATAGCACTTTAGAATTAGTTAAGAAATTATTAAATTTTGGTTAGCAATTACAAATGTATTGAATTAACACCTAAAATCCAAACATTATAACACATATTTTGGCATTTTAACAATAAAGTATCTTATTTCCCTTATTCTTCCGTAAGCTGTTTTATTGTGTTATTGTTTGCAATGTTAAGACAATGTAAATACAGAAAAAGTTTAGAAAAAATGAATAATTTTTAAATAATGCCCACTTTTTGAGCAATTTTTATCAAATATTCATCATTTTGCCACTGGTTTTCAATATCTTCTTCAGCCATCACTATTTGCATAATTCTGTCCTGCTCCTGCCCCGAAGCCAAAGCCTTGCTATACGGCTCTTTGCTAAAGGTAACTTGCGAATATAACGGAATCCATTTCTCTGGAAACAATGTTTGCAAACGCATTTCTATTTTTTTGCGCAAAATAAAAGCAGGCGAAGACACCAAGTCGCGCATTTCAATAAAATTTTGCAAGGCTAATTCTGCTATCGCATCAGTATTTGGCTTACGGCTACGCTGATACACTTCCAAAGCCTCTTGCCAACTTTCGCTATTATCGATGGCTTCACTCAATACCGTACAATCCTCAAAGCCAGCATTCATTCCCTGACCAAAAAATGGTGTGATGCCGTGCGCCGCATCTCCTATCAAAGAAGTAGCGTTGCGCGTCCAAGGATAGCATTTAATCGTAGGCAGCGAAGCAGTCGGGTTAGCAAAGAAATCTTCCTCTAAATGGTGCATTAATGGCCGCGCATCAGGGAATGTTTTAGAAAAAAAATCGTCCACTTTCTCTGGTGTCGTAAGCGTGGCAAACGACGGGTCTCCCTCATACGGAAAAAACAGCGTACAAGTAAACGTACTATCAATATTTGGCAAAGCAATCATCATATAATGACCGCGTGGCCAAATATGTAACGCATTTTTATCCAACGCAAAACCTCCATCAGGCAAGGCCTCAATATTCAATTCCTTGTAGGCATGGTCAATGTAATGTTGCTGATATTCAAATCTATCCGTTTTTTGCATGGAAGCACGCACCGCCGAAAATGCCCCGTCTGCCCCAAAAATGGCATCGGCTTTTACCGCAAATTGCTCGCCAGTGGGCATGTGCTGGATAGTGGCTGTCGTAGTCGCAAAATCAACTTTTACGCATTTTTGCTCGAAGTGAAACGCTACATTTGGTTCATTTTCAAGCAACTCCAGTAGTTTGGCATTCAGCGTCCCGCGCGAAACTGAATAGATACAAAGCCCATCTTTGCTATACGGCAAAAACGAAACCGTGCCATCTACATTATGAATACTGCGGCCATACATCGGGATACTAATTTCTTTTATCTCGTCGCCAATGCCAATGGACTGCAAAGCCCGCCACCCCCTATCGCTCAACGCCAAATTGATAGAACGGCCATCAAAACGTTGCACTTTACGCATATCCGCTCGGCGTTCGTAAATATCTACTTTACAGCCTTTACGAGCCAAATAAAGCCCCAACAGTGTGCCTACCAGCCCACCGCCAAAAATAATAACATGAGAAGAATTTGTAAATTTCATAGATATTCGATTGGGCTATAAGAGCTTGTGTATGAGATTTTTACATAAAAAACTCATAACCAATCTACGTGTTTAAACAAACAAAAAATCCATTACATCCAACAAGCAGATGCAATGAGCAAATGTAACAGTATTTTGAATTGAGCAAACTTTCCGCACAAAAACTGTGTGTTTTTTTTGAAAAAAACACCTATCTCGCAAGCCAACAGTTACTTTTTTATCAAAAATAAAAGCGATAAAGTATGCCCTTATCGCTTCGTTGGTTGACGTTTAATTGGTTCGCATTTTCAAAAATTCAGCTTCAAATTTCTGTGCCTGCACGTAGCCCAATTCAAATATTTCGTCCATTTTATCAAAATCAAAAATACCGTAATTGCTGATATTGGGTGGCTCGATATACACATCGCACCAATCCATTTTGTGGTCTATGGTATTGTTGAGGGAGAGTTCTAAGGTGCGTTGAATAAGCTGTTTATAACTCAATTGGCCATCAATTCGGCTTACGGCACTTACATTTACACCGATAATTTTGTCGCAGCGGTCGCGCAAAGGCGCAACAGGGAAATTATCCAAAATACCGCCATCCGACAAATAACTATCCTCGTAGCGCACAGGCTGAAACACCAACGGCACGCAACACGAAGCACGCACGGCCAAAGAAAGTTTGCCCGTATCAAAAACACGCGTTCGAGCATTGGTCAAATCCGTCACCGTAATGGCTACAGGAATTTTGAGTTTGCCAATCGTATCGTGTGGAATATAACTTTTCACGATTCGCTCAAACACATTGGATTTGAAAATACCTCCATTGATAATAGATAAATTCGTGAAATTGAAAAAATTCTCGGCTTTGGTAATGGCATGAATTTCTTTGGGGCTATAACCTGCCGCATAAAAAGCCGCCACCAAAGATCCTGCACTTGTCCCCGAAATAAGCGATGGCTTTATTCCGATTTCCTCCAAATACTCCAACACACCTAAGTGCGCAATGCCCCGAATGCCGCCACCAGAAAGAGCTAATCCTATTCTGTTCATAAATTTTTATTTAAATTTTAGAATACCGCTATCAAACAAAAACCTATAAAAAAAACACTTACAATATTTTTATTTTAATTTATTCAAGATAACACCTAACAGAATGCAAAATTATAGAAACATTTATCCAAAACAAAAAGCCCCCAAGCATAGCGGCTCGGAGGCTTTTCTTAATTATAAATTATCAAGCAATATTAGTTGTGTTGGATAACCGTGTAGCCCAAACCTAAACTGCCTGAACCTGTTACGCTACCACGCAAAACAACCGTATAGTTTTTGCCTGCACTAAACGTTTCTACTACGTCAATGGGGCTGTATTTGGTTGTTGTTTTCTTTGTATTTTGTCTAATACGCCAATTTACTTGGCCAGCGTCTATCGCTTTGAATGCCGTGATCGTAGTAGTAGCTGCACGGAAAGCACGAGAGCTAAAAATAACGCTAGCAACTGTAGCCGTATCCACCACTTCGGCGGTGTCGGCAGAAGCCGAAAGTTGCAAGAAACGAACTTGCGCTTTGCCATCTACTGCCGCAGGAAAAGATTCTGTAACAATAAGAGGAGCACTTACATCAGTGGCAAATACTGAATAGTATTTACCCTTCAAAAATGTTGCTTGCGTAGTAGTTGCTGTACGTTTTCCCGTAGAATCAAAGCCGATGGTATGCAAACCTGTTTTTACAGAAGAATAAAGTGCCGTAGAACCCGAATTTGCCCCTAAAGCTAAATTTGTTTGGCCAACAGCGGCATTATCGTACAAGAAATCAAGGCTTTGGTTATTTGCCCAAAAGTTAAAACCAGCCACGTTGGTAGTTGCCGTAGCTGTAGAAGGAACTGGCGTAGGATACTCTGGGTCTTCGCAAGCAAATGAAAAAGCAGCCAAAGCAGCTATCAAAATTTTGTTAGTTATTTTCATTTTCATTAAAATCTTTTGTGAAAAGGAGTGCTGCATTAGGCGCAGCACTCTATGAGTTTAATATTTGATAATCAACTAATTTTAATCTTAGAAGATATAACGCACGCCCACTTGTGCTTGCCAACGTGAGTTAAGTTGGCTCACTTGCCATGCGCGAGTAGGTGAAGAAGCCGTACCGCTACCGAAGCTAAATTGTGGGCGGCCAGTAGCTGCATCCAAACCTTTGTAGTTCAAAAGTTCATAGCTTTGGTTAGTTACGGTATAGTCTCTACCCCAATCTTTATTCAACATATTGCCTGCATTGATTACGTCCAAAGAAAGTTGAAGCGTATGTTTGTTTTTAGCAGTATTGATAAAGAATTCTTGCATTACACGAAGGTCGAAACGATGTGTCCAAGGCGTACGAGCAGCATTGCGTTCTGCGTAGTTACCTTTGCGGTCTTTCAAATAATCATCACCATCAATAAAAGCATTCAATTCAGCCCATTGTTGGTCTAAAGAGCGTTTATCTGAAGCACTAGCAGGCACAAGCAAAATTTCATCGCGAGAGGCAGGCACATAAATCAAGTCGTTGGCTGTAGCACCGTCACCGTTAAGGTCGTTGGTATAAACATACGAGAATGGCTGACCCGATTGGCCGTTATAGAACAAAGAAACAGTTGTTGCAAAATGTTTCGCATATTCTTTGCGGTACGAGAAAGCACCCATCAAACGATGACGAATATCAAACTGCGAGTAAGCCAATGGCAATGTGTTCGGGCCTGCTACTTGTTGGTTAAATTCCCAAACAGAAGCTGCCGTAGAGCTACCACCCGAATATACATCGCGAGATTGGCCATACGTATAAGCTGCCGTAGCGAAGAAACCATGTTCGAATTTCTTTTGCAATTGCGCAGTAAGGCTGTATTGGTAACCTTTGCTTGTGTTATCCAACAAAATTACGCTGTTGAAGTTGGTACTATTGATAAAACGTTGAGAAGGATATACAGGACGGCCATCACCTACAAGCAACGAGTCTCCGCCTTTTTTCGACTGCTCAAATGATTTCAAGTTAATATCTTTTGGCAATACGTCGTTAAGTGTTTTGGTAAACATCGCTTCCACTGTTGCTACTAAGCCCCAAGGCAACGCTCTGTCCACCGCCAAGTTGAAACGCAACAATTGCGGCATTTTGAAATTACGGCTCGTAACCGCGATGCTACCTTTAGAAGCTGCACCACTTTGATATTTAGCTTTAATAGAATCTGGAACAACTGCACCAAGAGCAGGAGCAGCCGTGCCACGCAAATCTACGCTACCAAAATCTACACCAGTACCACCATATTGGTTAGAAATCCAAACATAAGGCACGCGACCAGAGAAAACACCAGCACCGCCGCGTACTTGCGTCATTTTATCACCTTTCACGTCCCAGTTAAAGCCTACACGTGGAGAGAACAACACGCGCGTTTTAGGCAATTTATCGGTGCTAATACCATCATAATTAGCTGCGAAAGTCGAATCCACTTTCTTGTTGTAAGAAGGTTTGTCGAAGAACAAAGGCAAGTCAAAACGAATACCTGCTGTTACTTTCAAGTTATTCAACACACTATATTCGTCTTGTGCATACACGCCCAATTGCGCCGCACCAAATTTCGCAGAAGATTTGCCGTTGGCCAATGCGTAGTTTTGACGGTAACGGAACGTAGTGGCTGAGCTGCTACCCGCTACAAAATCCGCGTAGCTACCAAAATCATAACGACCATAACCATCATTTACGAAGAGGTTATCAAACGAGAAAAATTCGTTGTTTGTACCAAATGTAAACGAGTGTTTGCCTGCGTAATAGTTTACGTTGTCGGTGATTTCCAATACGTTTTGATCAAGTGAGTTGTACACCGAGCTGCGTTGCGAACCCGCAATCACGTTACCGCTACCCATATTGATAGTTACCGATGGGAACAAACCGCCCAATGTATTGCGCTTGTCGCGGATGGCCGAAGCACCGATAATCAAGTTATTAGAAACTTGGTTGCTGAAACGGCTTTTTACTTCAAATACTAAGCTGGTGTTTTTGCTCGTGAATTGGTAGCCATTATTAGAGAAACGGAACTCTGTTTGGCTACGCGTCATTTCGTCTTGCAATGCGTCCACCATGTTGAGGCGCAAAGTAAGTTGGTGTTTGTCGTTTAAGTTATAGTCAAAACGAACAAAGAATTTATTGCTTTCTGTTTTCTTGCTCACATCGCCATACGAACCCGCATCATAACCGTATTTTGTTTTCAAAATATCATAGATAGAAGCTAATTGGTCTTGGTTCACGAAGTTTACAAGGTCAGAACCAGTTTCTCCAGCAGCACCCACTTTGAAAAGAAGCGGTTCGCTACGGCGAGTCATTTCAGCGTTTGCAAAATAGAATAATTTATTCGGGATAATCGCACCGCCTACACGGAAACCAGCCTGATAATCAGAGAATTTATCCAACTTAGTACGTTCGCCTTTGCTGTTTGGCTCAGGGCTAAGGCCTGCTGTATTTTGGTTACGACCAAAGAAAAACGCCGAACCGCTCAACTGGTTTGTACCGCTACGTGTAACGGCATTGATACCACCACCACTGAAACGGCCTTGACGCACGTCGTAAGGAGAAATCACTACTTGAAACTCTTCGATAGCGTCCAAGCTGATAGGCGTAGTTCCTGCCTGACCACCTGGCGCACCAGTGCTACCCAAACCAAACAAGTCGTTGTTTGAAGCACCGTCTATCTGGATGTTGTTGAAACGGCTGTTACGACCTGCCAAGAAAGTAGAACCTGTTTGGCTGTTGGTCGCGGCCTGTGGCGTAAGACGCACAAAATCTTGGAAGCTACGCGAAAGCGTTGGCAAAGCCGCGATTTGTTCTTTACTTACGTTCGTGGCCGTACCCGTACGATTTCCGTTAATAATTTCATCGGAGGTACCTCTAATTACTACTTCGCCCAAAGTTTTGGTTGCTTCTGGCAAAATAAATACCGCGTCAAATGTTTCTCCCAATTTCAAAAAAACATTCTCTTCTTTTTGCTCTTCATAACCAATATAAGTAGCCGTAATGAGATAAGGACCACCTACGCGCACGTTAGGAATATTAAAATGACCGTCAACACGTGTTGCTGTCATGTACTTTGTACCTGTTGGTGTATGCACAGCCACTACCGTCGCACCAATTAGTGGTTCGCTCGACATGCCTGTTACTAAACCATTGATTGCAGCCGACGTTACACCTTGCCCAAAAGCAACGCTAACCGCCAACAATGAGCAGGTCAAGAAACTAAAAAAGATTTGAGGTAAAAATTTTAATTTCATAAAATGAAAATTAAAGGTTTGTGAAATAATTAAACTGCTGCAAGTTATAGCGGCTTCGTGAATGACTTGCTAATCCTATGTAAAGGAATTGTTAAGAATCTTAATACTTTTATATAACTGATTATCAAACACAAAACAAAGTTCAATTCCTATCCCAAAACACTATAATTCAATTTGCCTTTGCGGGAGCATTACACCCCATACCATTTATAATTCCAGTCTCATGCAGTATTTTATATCTGAAAGAAAAAAATAAAGCCAGTTCTTACAAACTTTTATTTTTACCCTATATTTGCCCTCTGAATTAGATTGTTTTTAGTTTCAATTAAATAAATATTGCTGCGTGGCTAATAATCGTTCCTACAAAAAGAAGACATTGGGTAGCTACCCGTATTTTACCGTAGTGTTGAGTATTGTTACGGCTCTGTTCGTAATCGGATTGTTTGGGCTGGTGCTGCTGCACGCCAATCGCCTATCCGAGCTTATCCGCGAAAACATTGAGGTACGCGTTTATTTGCAACGAAATATTGCTGATACAGAACGACTTGCATTGCAAAACGCCTTAGCGGCCACCCCTTACGTGGACACTGAAAGCGGCAAATCCCAAATCAAATTCATTTCCAAAGAAAAAGCCGCCGAGAATTTCATTGCCGAAACGGGCGAGAATTTCATTAAACTTTTGGGTGAAAATCCCCTGCGCGATGCCTTCGTGTTGCGTATCCGTGCCGACTATTCCGACACGGAAAAAATGAAACAAATCAAACGCGAAATCGAAAAAATGAACGGCGTGTTTGAAGTAGAATATGTCGAAAGCCTTGTCAATTCTGTCAATAACAATATCGCCAAAATCGGCTTGGTGTTACTGACGCTTTCTTTTGTGCTTATCCTGACAGTTATCTTGCTGATTAACAACACCATCAAACTGGCCGTCTTCTCCCAACGTTTTCTTATTCGCAGTATGCAATTGGTGGGGGCTACGTCTTGGTTCATTCAACGTCCTTTTGTATTTCGAGCCGCTTTTCAGGGTTTAATTAGCGGTGTTTTGGCAGCCTTGCTGCTTTCTTCGCTGCTGCAATACGCCAACAATCTCATTCCCGAACTCAAACAATTACAAAACTCCACAGAAATAACAGGCTTATTTATTTCGTTGTTGGTGGTGGGCTGTGTGATTGGGGCTTTGAGTACGCTGGCTTCTGTGCGCCGTTTTGTGAGTCTTTCGCTGGACGAATTGTATTAAATTTTACTTGTTTTAAAACTTTCCTCAATATAAAAAACGATGAATTTATCAAAAAATAACAATTTAATTTTTGGTCGTAAAAACTATTTGTTTATGATCGTAGGCATCGCCATTATTTTGGTTGGCTTCCTGATTATGACGTTAGACAAAACTGAATACGGCTTTGGTTTCATGGGCATTACGCTTGGTCCTTTGGTGGTAATGATTGGTTTCATTCTCGAAATTTTCGCGATTTTCTACAAAGAAAAAGAGCAAGAACAAGCATAATTCTTTTACACGATGTCCGCAAGAATCCATTTCTTGTGGGCATTTTTGTTTTTACACACTTAAGTCTTCAACCTTAAATTATACTATTTTTTAGTTTATGTCAATTTTAGAGGCTATCATTTTAGCGATTATCGAAGGTATTACAGAATTTTTGCCGATTTCATCAACGGGTCACATGGTTATTGCCGCTTCGGCGATGGGCAT is a genomic window of Flexibacter flexilis DSM 6793 containing:
- a CDS encoding DUF4397 domain-containing protein, whose translation is MKITNKILIAALAAFSFACEDPEYPTPVPSTATATTNVAGFNFWANNQSLDFLYDNAAVGQTNLALGANSGSTALYSSVKTGLHTIGFDSTGKRTATTTQATFLKGKYYSVFATDVSAPLIVTESFPAAVDGKAQVRFLQLSASADTAEVVDTATVASVIFSSRAFRAATTTITAFKAIDAGQVNWRIRQNTKKTTTKYSPIDVVETFSAGKNYTVVLRGSVTGSGSLGLGYTVIQHN
- a CDS encoding TonB-dependent receptor encodes the protein MKLKFLPQIFFSFLTCSLLAVSVAFGQGVTSAAINGLVTGMSSEPLIGATVVAVHTPTGTKYMTATRVDGHFNIPNVRVGGPYLITATYIGYEEQKEENVFLKLGETFDAVFILPEATKTLGEVVIRGTSDEIINGNRTGTATNVSKEQIAALPTLSRSFQDFVRLTPQAATNSQTGSTFLAGRNSRFNNIQIDGASNNDLFGLGSTGAPGGQAGTTPISLDAIEEFQVVISPYDVRQGRFSGGGINAVTRSGTNQLSGSAFFFGRNQNTAGLSPEPNSKGERTKLDKFSDYQAGFRVGGAIIPNKLFYFANAEMTRRSEPLLFKVGAAGETGSDLVNFVNQDQLASIYDILKTKYGYDAGSYGDVSKKTESNKFFVRFDYNLNDKHQLTLRLNMVDALQDEMTRSQTEFRFSNNGYQFTSKNTSLVFEVKSRFSNQVSNNLIIGASAIRDKRNTLGGLFPSVTINMGSGNVIAGSQRSSVYNSLDQNVLEITDNVNYYAGKHSFTFGTNNEFFSFDNLFVNDGYGRYDFGSYADFVAGSSSATTFRYRQNYALANGKSSAKFGAAQLGVYAQDEYSVLNNLKVTAGIRFDLPLFFDKPSYNKKVDSTFAANYDGISTDKLPKTRVLFSPRVGFNWDVKGDKMTQVRGGAGVFSGRVPYVWISNQYGGTGVDFGSVDLRGTAAPALGAVVPDSIKAKYQSGAASKGSIAVTSRNFKMPQLLRFNLAVDRALPWGLVATVEAMFTKTLNDVLPKDINLKSFEQSKKGGDSLLVGDGRPVYPSQRFINSTNFNSVILLDNTSKGYQYSLTAQLQKKFEHGFFATAAYTYGQSRDVYSGGSSTAASVWEFNQQVAGPNTLPLAYSQFDIRHRLMGAFSYRKEYAKHFATTVSLFYNGQSGQPFSYVYTNDLNGDGATANDLIYVPASRDEILLVPASASDKRSLDQQWAELNAFIDGDDYLKDRKGNYAERNAARTPWTHRFDLRVMQEFFINTAKNKHTLQLSLDVINAGNMLNKDWGRDYTVTNQSYELLNYKGLDAATGRPQFSFGSGTASSPTRAWQVSQLNSRWQAQVGVRYIF
- a CDS encoding patatin-like phospholipase family protein, encoding MNRIGLALSGGGIRGIAHLGVLEYLEEIGIKPSLISGTSAGSLVAAFYAAGYSPKEIHAITKAENFFNFTNLSIINGGIFKSNVFERIVKSYIPHDTIGKLKIPVAITVTDLTNARTRVFDTGKLSLAVRASCCVPLVFQPVRYEDSYLSDGGILDNFPVAPLRDRCDKIIGVNVSAVSRIDGQLSYKQLIQRTLELSLNNTIDHKMDWCDVYIEPPNISNYGIFDFDKMDEIFELGYVQAQKFEAEFLKMRTN
- a CDS encoding FAD-dependent oxidoreductase, which encodes MKFTNSSHVIIFGGGLVGTLLGLYLARKGCKVDIYERRADMRKVQRFDGRSINLALSDRGWRALQSIGIGDEIKEISIPMYGRSIHNVDGTVSFLPYSKDGLCIYSVSRGTLNAKLLELLENEPNVAFHFEQKCVKVDFATTTATIQHMPTGEQFAVKADAIFGADGAFSAVRASMQKTDRFEYQQHYIDHAYKELNIEALPDGGFALDKNALHIWPRGHYMMIALPNIDSTFTCTLFFPYEGDPSFATLTTPEKVDDFFSKTFPDARPLMHHLEEDFFANPTASLPTIKCYPWTRNATSLIGDAAHGITPFFGQGMNAGFEDCTVLSEAIDNSESWQEALEVYQRSRKPNTDAIAELALQNFIEMRDLVSSPAFILRKKIEMRLQTLFPEKWIPLYSQVTFSKEPYSKALASGQEQDRIMQIVMAEEDIENQWQNDEYLIKIAQKVGII
- a CDS encoding cell division protein FtsX, which produces MANNRSYKKKTLGSYPYFTVVLSIVTALFVIGLFGLVLLHANRLSELIRENIEVRVYLQRNIADTERLALQNALAATPYVDTESGKSQIKFISKEKAAENFIAETGENFIKLLGENPLRDAFVLRIRADYSDTEKMKQIKREIEKMNGVFEVEYVESLVNSVNNNIAKIGLVLLTLSFVLILTVILLINNTIKLAVFSQRFLIRSMQLVGATSWFIQRPFVFRAAFQGLISGVLAALLLSSLLQYANNLIPELKQLQNSTEITGLFISLLVVGCVIGALSTLASVRRFVSLSLDELY
- a CDS encoding DUF3098 domain-containing protein, with product MNLSKNNNLIFGRKNYLFMIVGIAIILVGFLIMTLDKTEYGFGFMGITLGPLVVMIGFILEIFAIFYKEKEQEQA
- a CDS encoding T9SS type A sorting domain-containing protein, giving the protein MRKFLSLSVASMAIAFSSYGQLSGVKTINPAGTGADNYTSFTSAVAALKVAGVGPGGVTFNVTPGVYPERFTIDSLATVGASASSQVIFQKDPAAAAEAGVFVRPATAGATVINVYMASWVTLDGLNLEDGDGGNAANRTNRGMQLSGAEHCTFKNFTIRMNSRGQLLNTASRGIASATSFGAATRPLRYNTFDNLRIVSVGNRAFSLFSDYPGSATDANLHDRGNIVVNCKIDSAGGGNTGGTTNIAFFLEQDSLHFVNNQITNVIHQPSTASDMTILQVGSNRDNVPTRGMIIENNIIDAGVENYVAGASEMVRSQITSGTIFRNNTITNFVTDDAVGFVNSTCTDCEVYNNTFSNVEAGGGDCIGIQPIKDMGASKLYGNTITNLTTTFEDGTALGIDAQLPFTLDVYGNKISNIFVSDGVVANAIGIRSSSVIIADTASNTGGVVNIYNNFISGVYLYSADMTDGGLPLAFGIRSMGWTSSGVLVSGGTQNINHNTIVMNRPTDLVGDIAHKFAGVYLYGSEDDEADVVSLRNNIVVNRNTYAEGDTSLSYLVRYAGDATIANVESNNYFGFDTTNVALGVYYDAVADEHTIYPTLAAWKAAGLDGAGYSDSTEVSFVDEAAGDLHVSTADYTNPALRAPRLSLVSTDVDGTARASADTQKGADSQDGEQNLNPWSVKGNAAKAKSLTVFPNPATEVARFQMTVEKETAAQIVVRNLMGQVVATKNVTLYAGSNTTGINVSGLASGMYVYNVNVNGQSYAGKFVK